Proteins from one Anthonomus grandis grandis chromosome 8, icAntGran1.3, whole genome shotgun sequence genomic window:
- the LOC126739639 gene encoding RNA polymerase-associated protein Rtf1, with amino-acid sequence MVKRKALIDSDSSEGSGSDLDKEFLDLAKKKNKKKSSPRENSSSESSSGSGSEAEKKNVKKKVRRDTASSESEREDSKPAAKVNESKNVYSNSEPEEGEVSDSSDSSEDEFNDGYDDQLMGDAEDRARLASLTEKERETEIFKRIEQREMMKTRFEIEKKLRQQKRLERAKDGKPKDKEKKKLKKKQKEEKRKREAEEAAAAEAAARERAKEKEAEAQKVELPVEKEDGEEEEDEADTSKLQVDFSSIDHKERSKERKKNIEENRGKVENKRFNAMAELKARREGKKEAEEERKRKEEEKRKKKEEEDEIASKKETKLKASDIYSDDSDSDNDEGRKSPVTREKARSRSRSHSRSGSRSRSSSSSSSSSEDEEEQKKPAYLPSKQDLNNIRLSRHKLERFVHMPFFDRIAKGCFIRVGIGQHNGSAVYRAAEIMGVYETAKIYQLGKTRTNKGLEVRHGSQKRVFRLEFVSNSEFTEPEFQKWMEATTAAGFDLPNKSKIEQKQADIKEAMMYEFNEQDVERIIKEKERFKPNPHNFAMKKAHLMKEREVALARGDDDYAREMSELLSQLEEKASELDKRRTATISSISYINDRNRKRNVEEAEKAIMAEVRANKGRRIDDPFTRRSTKPRMNFKAGEKEALAAAEQKAKDEQKEESDKKAQEEKQKKQEDKQPQVSQEDLFSAHDFDIKIDLEVPLPATSVNVVPKTNSKDLAPRRSLNLQDYKKKRGLI; translated from the exons ATGGTAAAACGAAAGGCCTTAATCGATAGCGACTCCAGCGAGGGATCCGGGAGCGATTTGGATAAA GAGTTCTTGGACTtggcaaaaaagaaaaacaagaaaaaatcctCACCCAGAGAAAATTCTAGCTCTGAGAGTTCCAGTGGATCAGGCAGTGAGGCGgagaagaaaaatgttaaaaagaagGTTAGAAGAGATACAGCTTCTTCAGAGTCTGAGCGTGAAGATTCAAAACCTGCTGCTAAAGTCAAtgaaagtaaaaatgtttatagtaaTTCAGAACCAGAGGAAG GAGAGGTTTCTGATTCTTCTGACAGTTCTGAAGATGAGTTTAATGACGGGTATGACGACCAACTTATGGGAGATGCAGAGGACAGGGCCAGGCTTGCCAGTCTCACAGAAAAAGAGAGagaaactgaaatttttaaGAGAATTGAGCAAAGGGAAATGATGAAAACtag atttgaaatagaaaaaaaattaaggcaaCAAAAGAGACTTGAACGGGCGAAAGATGGAAAACCAAAGGACAAAGagaagaagaaattaaaaaaaaaacagaaagaagAAAAGAGGAAGAGAGAGGCAGAAGAGGCCGCTGCAGCAGAGGCGGCGGCTAGAGAAAGAGCAAAAGAAAAAGAAGCTGAGGCACAAAAAGTTGAATTACCTGTGGAAAAAGAGGAcggagaagaagaagaggacGAGGCTGACACTAGTAAATTACAGGTGGACTTTAGTTCAATCGACCATAAAGAAAGAAGCAAAGAAAGGAAGAAGAATATCGAGGAGAATAGAGGAAAAGTTGAAAATAAGAGGTTTAATGCTATGGCAGAATTGAAAGCTCGGAGGGAGGGCAAAAAGGAAGCTGAGGAGGAAAGGAAAAGGAAGGAAGAGGAAAAACGCAAGAAAAAAGAGGAAGAGGACGAAATAGCCTCTAAGAAAGAGACCAAACTAAAGGCATCTGATATTTATTCTGATGATAGTGATAGTGACAATGATG AAGGAAGAAAATCCCCGGTGACTCGCGAAAAAGCCAGATCACGATCGAGGTCACACTCGAGATCAGGTTCCCGATCAAGATCGTCCAGTTCCAGCTCGAGCAGCAGTGAAGACGAAGAAGAGCAAAAGAAACCCGCCTATTTGCCTTCAAAACAAGATTTGAACAACATTAG ACTCTCAAGACACAAACTAGAAAGGTTTGTACACATGCCCTTTTTCGATAGAATTGCCAAGGGCTGTTTTATCAGGGTGGGAATAGGACAGCATAACGGTTCTGCGGTATATAGGGCCGCTGAAATTATGGGGGTATATGAAACAGCGAAGATTTATCAACTAGGGAAGACTAGAACCAACAAG ggCTTAGAAGTGCGGCATGGCTCTCAAAAAAGGGTATTCAGACTGGAGTTCGTCTCTAATTCGGAATTCACAGAACCGGAATTCCAGAAATGGATGGAAGCGACTACTGCGGCAGGCTTTGATTTGCCcaacaaatctaaaattgaacaaaaacAAGCAGATATTAAGGAAGCGATGATGTACGAGTTTAACGAACAAGACGTTGAACGAATT ATTAAAGAGAAAGAGAGATTCAAACCAAATCCTCATAACTTTGCGATGAAAAAGGCACACCTCATGAAAGAAAGAGAAGTGGCTTTGGCCAGAGGCGACGATGACTATGCCAGGGAAATGAGCGAGTTATTATCGCAGTTAGAGGAAAA agcaTCCGAGTTGGACAAGAGAAGAACGGCCACAATTTCGAGTATATCTTATATAAACGACCGAAATAGAAAAAGGAATGTGGAGGAGGCGGAAAAAGCTATTATGGCCGAAGTCAGAGCAAATAAAGGCAGAAGA ATTGATGACCCTTTTACAAGACGATCAACGAAACCCCGGATGAATTTCAAGGCTGGAGAAAAAGAGGCCTTAGCGGCGGCAGAACAGAAAGCGAAAGACGAACAGAAGGAAGAAAGCGATAAAAAAGCACAGGAAGAAAAGCAAAAGAAACAAGAAGATAAACAACCTCAAGTGTCTCAAGAAGATTTATTCTCGGCTCATGATTTCGACATAAAAATTGATCTGGAAGTGCCTTTACCTG CCACATCAGTAAATGTTGTGCCCAAAACGAACTCAAAAGATTTAGCCCCTAGGAGAAGCCTTAACTTACAAGACTACAAAAAGAAAAGGGGGctgatttaa